TATATTTCAGAATTTCAGAAATTATTAGAGAAAAACTCTTTCTAGTCCTCAAAGAAGAACTCCCACATAGTATATTTGTAGCGGTTGAAGAGATAGAAGACACAGAAAAATGACTCAAAAAAATATCGAGTTATGTCTACACAGAATCTGATTCTCAAAAATATATTATTATATGAAAAAACGGTGCCCTCATTACTAAAATAGCAACAGCTGCTCGCAAAGAACTCGAAGAAATATTTAATCAAAAAGTATTTCTCACTGTAAGAGTCAAAGTAAAAAAGAATTGGAGAAAGGACGAGAGTTTTGTAAATAAGATGCTCAATCAATAGAATATACAAAAAAAAGACTTCCTAGAATTAGGAAGTCTTTTTTTTGTTATGTAAATTTATTTTAACATTGAGTCAATAACAGCTTCAAAAGCACTTGCTGGGTAAGCACCAGAAATTACTTCGTATTCACCAGTAGCATTGTTCACAAGAACATTTCATGGAGTTCCAGTAATTCCAAATGCATCTTGTCAAATAGCCATTTGAGATGTAACTTTTTCAGCATATTTTCCTGAATCAATACAAGTTTGAAGTTCTTCACCGTTAATATTATTACTTCCTGCTATTTCTATAAGTCCAGGAATAGTCATATCTTGATTTGGGTATTTTTCATATAGTTGAGCTATAATTGGATAGAGAACTGATTCGTCTTGTTCCGCTATACATTCTAGACCTTCTGCTCATTTTTGAGCTTGAGCGTGAAAATCAAGTGGAAAGTGTTGAAATACGATATTAATATCATCACCATATTTTGCTTTGATAGCTTCAGGTGTTCCTTCGTTATGAAGTTTCGCACAAAATGGACATTGTACATCACTGTACTCAATCCATGTTATTTGAGCATCCAGATTTCAATCTATATATCCATCGGCTTTAATAGCAGTAACTATTTCTGAGTTATCTCCGAGTTGTAAAAATCATTTATCACTTCGAGTTGCATATGGATCAAACGTTGATGGAAGTGCGAGAGTGTAATTATTATCAGGAAGAGCCGTGAGGAAATCTGTTATTTGAGTTCCACCACTAATACTATTAGTATTAAATGTTATAGCTGGAAGTAAAGTGACATTATTATCTTTCAAATATGATTCTACTCAAGCGTCGCTAAAATCTTTTCTTACAAATGTTGCTCATGCTAAGAATGGAAGAGATTCTAATTGACCGACAATTTCGTCAGTTTGACAATCAGTACATCTAGCATCATCATACACTACAACTTCAATATCTTCAGCAGGTGTAGCTGCTACAATTCATGATGTATTATTATTGTTTCCCATGTTTGCTCCTACAAAAAATGCAAGTCCAGCTATTATGAGCATGAGAACTATGATAACACCATAGAGTAGGTGAAGCATACTTGAATTACTTTTAATTTCTTTTGTATTTTCACTAATATGTCGAGCATTCACTTCTTCCATATGAGCTACTGATTCAACAGTTGTATCCTTTTTGGCTACCGTTTTTCTCGGAGCTCGAGGTTTTTTAACTAAGTCTTCTTTTGGTGCTACCATAATTTGAGCGTATTATAATATAAATAACTGCTTGCAGTTTAATGTTTTTATACAAATAATAAAAAAACTTTGAGCTTTTGACTTAAAGTTTTTCAATTTTAATGTATAACTCTTAATTATAGAAACAAAAGTAAGAGTGAGATAAGAATATATTTTATCTTAAATGGTGTCCCCAGCAGGAGTCGCCGCAAGTCGGGCATCCGTTTTATTGCTCTTACTCATTGCAATAAATTTTTCTTTTAGAAAAAACCTCCATTCTCCTCCTTTATGTCGTATGTATGGTGTCCCCAGCAGGAGTCGAACCTACGTCTACCCCTTAGGAGGGGGTTGTTCTATCCACTGAACTATAAGGACAAAAGTATTCTTATATTTTTAAAAACCACAAGAGACCAAGTCCAATCATGAGTATTAAACAAAATGCTATCAATATAATATTAGTAGACTTTTCGTATTTCAATTTGTTAACGAGATCTGATTCTTTTACTTTCAGAGTTTCAATTTCTTGGTGAAGACTTCATTTCGATTCTTCAAGGAGATATTGAGATTTTTTGAACTCAATAACACTTACAGAGTTTTTTGCTATTTCTTGAGCCTGACCAAGTTTATGAGAGATATCTAAAATAATCTGATCCTTATTTTTTATTTCACTTCGAAGATCTAGGTATATTTTTTCTAAAGTAGCTCTACTTTGAGCATCTATTATACTGGTACTGTGTGACTGAGGATTTTGTGAACTTTGAGAAGTATGGTTTTGTGCTTCAGAATTACTGTGTGATTGTTGCGTGTAAGACTGTTTTTTTTCTTGGGGCATAATAACCTCAGCTTTTGAGTCAGAATTATCCGAACTCATATTTTCTACATCTTGAGCATGGATGTAAATAATCTTGCCATCTTTTTTACTTCTGAGTTTTCCAGCTTTCACATATCTGTCGACACTTCGTGTCGACATTCAAAGTTTGTCAGCAGCTTCTGCCCGTGTTATACTGTACATTATAGTGATAGTAAGTAGTATATTTGTCTATAACACTATAAAGAGAAAATACTTCCAAGCAAATGATTTTGATACACATAGATTGACTCTTAAAAAAATACTTCGAAAAAACTTGACTGAAGCTATTTTTATATATAATACCCGAGCTATTATTAAATAATAGTTTGTGTGTGGCTATCGTCTAGGGGTTAGGACACCTGGTTTTCATCCAGGCAACCGGAGTTCGATTCTCCGTAGCCATACCATTGTTTCGCGGAGTAGAGAAGTGGTATCTCGCAAGGCTCATAACCTTGAGGTCATTGGTTCGATTCCAATCTCCGCAACCAAAATAAAATATCAAAAAAGCTGAGACTGACCTTTAGTTCAGCCATCAGCTTTTTTTGTCACTATAGCTCAGTTGGTTAGAGCGCGGGATTCATATCCCCGAGGTCGGTGGTTCAAATCCACTTAGTGACACCATATAAAAATAAATAAATAGTTCTTAGATTAAAACTAAGAACTATTTTTTACGAAAAAATCAAAAAATAAGTATACTGGTCCTAATAATTATAAATATTCACACATGTTCATCGATGAAGTAGCAATCAAGGTTATAGCAGGACACGGTGGAAGTGGTCTGGTTTCTTGGAGACGAGAAAAATATATTCCAAAGGGTGGCCCTTGGGGAGGAGATGGTGGAAATGGTGGAGATGTATTTCTCTATGCTGATGCAAATCTCAACACACTCAGTGATTACCGACATAAAAAGGTACTGACAGCAGAAAATGGAGAGGGGGGTATGCCGAATCTCTGTCATGGAGCAAACGGTCAAGATCTGATTTTAAAAGTACCAGTTTGAACGCTTGTTCGAAATAAAGAAACTATGGAACTTATCGTTGATATGAGTACGAAAGGTATGAAGGTACTTATCGCTTCTGGTTGAAGAGGTGGTTTTTGAAATGCCCATTTTACCAGCTCGACAAGACAAGCTCCTGCATTTGCAGAACTTGGAGATATCCCAGAAGAGCATGATTTATTTCTGGAGCTAAAGCTTGTAGCTGATATTGGAATCATTGGAGTTCCTAGTGCTGGGAAATCTACTCTCATTTCTAAACTCTCTAATGTAAAACCTAAGATTTGAGATTATCCATTTACTACTCTTACTCCAAACTTGTGAGTACTTGATTATAAAGGGAAATCTCTTGTTCTTGAAGATGTACCTGGCTTAATTCCTGGAGCCTCAGAGTGAAAAGGACTTGGAATAGAGTTTCTTAAACATATTGAGCGAACATGAGCACTGCTTCATCTCCTTGATTTATACAGACTTGATAAACTCATTACAGATTATCAAGATATCAGACACGAACTCGCATTATTTTCGGAACTTCTTGAGGAAAAAGAAGAAATTGTCGTTTTTTCTAAAGCTGATCTTCTTGATGAAGAAATGAGAGACCATATCATTTCAGAATTTAAAACGATGTATCCAGAGGTTAAAACCTTTACTATATCTGCTGCAACTGGTCTTTGAATTGAAGAACTCAAGGATTATTTAGTGAAACATTATACAAGAAAAGAAGACCTTAACTACCAACAATCAAAAGAGGAACAAAATACAAACGAACATACTGTTTTTGATCTTAAAAATGAAAATGAAGATCCAAGAAAGGTTCAAGTAGATTACCTTTGAGATCTCATGTTTCAAGTGGAATGAAAGAGACTCGAACAAATAGTTCGTATGACTGATTTTGAAAACGGAGAAGCTGTCATGAGAGTCTATGATGTTCTTGATAAAATGTGAGTTATACGAAATGTCGAGAAAAGACTCGACGTGATTTTAAAAGAAGAAGGAAGAGATAATAGTTTTTTCTTTGAAGGTTCGGGAGAGGATGATATCACTCCAAGAATTTTAATATGAGAAAAAGTAGTATTGCTTGATAAACTGAAATATAAATTATAAGAAGTAAAAATCCAACTATTTAGTTGGATTTTTTTAGTTAGCTTTCTTGCTATTTTACCACTTTTGGCTACACTTTGTGGAAATTTAAAACATTATATAGTAGTATGAAATTTAATCTAGACTCACTAGTAACGGAGTATCAAAACCTTGAAAACCAACTCTCTGATCCAGAGATTTTTAAAGACCAAAAAAAAGTTAAAACGGTAGCTACTAGAAAAAAATCAATAGAATGAGCTGTAAATCTCTATAAAAAATACAAACAAATCAGTGAAACACTAGTGGAAAATAAAGAAATGCTTGGAGTTGAAAAAGAAGAAGAAATGAGAGATCTTTTAAAGATGGAAATTAACGAAGCTGAGGATCAAATCCCAGTTCTTGAAGAAAAACTCAAAGTAGCGCTGTTGCCCAAAGATCCTAATGATGATAAGAATATTATCGTAGAGCTCAGAGCCTGAGCAGGTTGAGATGAAGCGGCACTATTTGCTTGAGAATTATCACGAGCCTATCTCGCATTTGCTGAAGCTCAAGGCTTTAAGACGGAGATTTCAGAAAAATCAGAATCTGAGGGTGGATGAATTAAAGAGCTTATTTTTGAAATACGAGGAGAAGGAGCCTATAGTTTATTTAAATATGAATCTGGAGTACACAGAGTTCAAAGAATTCCTGAAACTGAGAGTAAAGGGAGAGTGCATACGAGTACTATAACGGTGGCTATTATGCCTGAAGTAGATGATATAGATATTGAAATTCGAGAAGAAGATCTTGAAGTCAAGGCTACGAAGTCATCTTGAGCTGGTGGACAGCATGTAAATACTACTGATTCTGCGATTCATATGGTGCATATTCCAACCTGAGTTTCAGTATTTTGTCAGGATGGACGAAGTCAGCATAAAAATAGAGAAAAAGCATATCAAATACTCAAGGCAAAACTCTACGCACTTGAAGAAGAAAAGAAACAACAAGAATTAGGAGAAGCACGACTCGCTCAAGTAGGGAGTTGAGATCGCTCTGAAAAAATAAGAACCTATAATTTCCCTCAAGACAGAGTCACAGACCATAGAATTTGACAAAATTTTTCAGGTATACCCCAGATTATGGCTGGGAGACTTGAGCCAATAATGGAGTCTTGTGCACTTGCTGATCAACAAATGAAGCTCGAACAAGCAGGAAAAACAGTATAGTTTTTACCCACTTAATATAATGCTATGAATATTACTAAAGTTTTACTATGAGTACTTTTAGGATTTATGTATTATATGAATTACCTTGGGGCTGCAACAAATAAACTCTGAGTAAAAATATCTGAATTAGGAGTTATTTTTCCATTTAGTTTTATGCCTCCAGCATGGGTGTTTATGCTATCATGGGCCAGTATTTTTATTGGCCTGCTTATTTGGTACTTTGTAATAGTTTGCAAAAAAAATGCGCTGAGTTGTAAAGAGCTTCAATTATTTTTTATATCTATGATTCTTAATATCACGTGGCTTATAATGAGCTGATTATGATTCACAGTTGTAAGTGTTATTGTTTTAGCCGCATTATGAGTCACAATTGCTATGATGATAGTGAGTCAAAATAGTAAGTCAACTCACCATTCTCTCACTTCAATCGTGTGGTGAATATACTTTTGATGGATATTAATTGCAACAGTCGTAATATGATTTTCTCAAATAGTATATGTATATAATCCAGTGTTTGCCCTTTGAGAAACTTGGATGTATAGCATTATTTTATGAGCTTTTCTCTCAATAATTATAAGTTACAGAATTCTCTGAAATATTTATGCATTGATGTGGAGTATGTTTATTCTCACAGCTTGTTTAATTAAACTTATGTAGAGCAATTTTTTTATTCAAGCCTAGTTTAGTAAATATACTGCAAGCTAAAACGTTGAAACTTGACTCATGGATAAAATATATAGTACAATATAAGTATTATATATTTTTTCTTAAAATTTATGTGAGTAGAAAATAGAGCAGAGAGGATTGCTGGGGTTGATGGGAGAATCACACAATCTGACATTGATAGACTCAGTACCCATGATAATCACTGAGATTTAAGTGCTGCAAAAAAGGTGCTTCCAAGTTCTTTTTTTAGACAACTTGAGCATGGAAAATGGTTTGGTATAGGAGAAGGGTCAGACCTTAGTAGATTGTGATACCTCGCAAAACTTAACCAAATTGAGAGCAATTATTTGGATGAAAGAGTATCAATTCATTCTGTGCAGCAAAAACAAAGTAACTCACTAAAAACAGAGCTTCCACGAGGGTATGAATCTGTTATGTTTTGAAGAACCCTTCGACTTGCTAAGCCATTTATGAGAGGACAGGACGTTCAAATATTTCAACAACTTCTTTCTTCAAAGTGATCACAGTATAACTGTGCCAGTTCAAATTGAGTTTTTGACTGAGTTTTTGGACCTCAAACACAGTCTCAGCTTAAAAAATATCAACGAGATGTTTTATGACAAGGTGGAGATGGAGTTATGGATATGTGAGGACAAACCATGATTTCTCTTACTTGAAATGCATGAAATCCAAATCCATCAGATCACTCAAACTTGCAAGCACGGGTATCCACTAGAAATGCTCCAGTAACTCCAAATATAAGATCTCGTAATACCCCTCAGACGAGAACTAATGAGAGACTTAGTTCAAGAAATATTGAAGCAGCGAGTCAGTATTTTGATGCTGTGGTAGGAATAAGTTCATCAGTTGGAAATGGGAGTGGTTCATTTATAGCACCAAATGTTATTATGACAGCCGCGCATGTAGTTGGAAATGGAAGTGCGAGAAATATGAAAATAGAAAATATGAACGGAAGTAACTTTCAGGTAGAAAGTATTGCCAGAATACCTTGAGAAGATGTAGCTTTTATCACAGTAAAACAATCATCAACAAATAACTTTAATCTCAATGTATGATGAAGTGTTTCATCCTTGAATGATTCTATCATGTTATGAACACACAATGGACAAGCTCAGTTTAGATTTGCCGATCAAGATAAAGATATTTCACAAGTTAAAAGAGGACAAAAATTATTTAATACAAGTTACTCAAATCAAGATATAGACAATGATTGACAGGTGAATAGAGTAGATCACCGTGTGACACCACATCTTACAAAGAGATGATATAGTGGTGCAATGATAATTTCTCCAGATGGTAAACCATTATGAATGGCTACTTGAGCATTTCATAATTGAAATGGAGCAGGTATGATGGAACCAATTAGAGACTTACAAAGAGCATATGCTAGATTTTTACAGGTATCATAAAAAAAATAATCCCAAATTGGGATTATTTTTTTATACATGCTGCTATCAATCACATGAAAAGTGGAGCAGGATTTTCAAGGTAACTACAGAGTTCAGGATGAGATTGTGTTCAGACATAAAATGGATGTTTTGAATCATCAAGTTCTATAAATTGAACAATTCCTTCTTTTTTACTTACTCCAGAAATATGCATGTCCGTTGATTCAAACTTCTTAGCAAAATCTGGGTTCAGTTCGTAGCGATGTCGAAATCTCTCGTGAATCGTTCCAGATTTTTTTATTCGCTTAGCCTTTTTGTATAAATCTCTTATTTTTCCATCAGTTAATATACTAGATTGTCGTCCAAGTCTCATGGTTCCTCAGAGATTCACTACTTTTTTTTGACTGTCCAAAAGGGTGATGACGTCATATGGCTGACATTTTTTATTGAATTCTAAACTATTAGCTTCTGGAATTCCAAGCACATTTCTTGTAAATTCAATTGCCATAAGTTGCATGCCCAGACAAATACCGAGACAAGGTATTTTATTCTCTCTGATAAATTTAAGAGTAGTTATCATGTTTTCAATAGCAGTATCTCAAAAACCTCATGGAATTATACATCATTCACAATTTTCAAGTTCTCAAATACCATCTGTATCTCGAGTATTAATGAATGTAATACTAACTTTTACTCAAAGACTGTGACCCGCATGTATAAGCGAGGCAGCTATACTAGAGTATGAATCCTCAAGAGCAGTGTATTTTCACACAATTCATATATTTATATTTTTATCTTGTGAATGAGCGAGAGTATCTTTCCATATTTCGAGTTTATCGCTTTTTTCATACCCAATTTGCATCATTCATTGAATGAGGCTATCAAACTTTTGTTTTGCGAGAATTTCTGGTATTTCATAAATAGATGGAACATCAGGAATTGAAAATATTCTTTCTTTTCTCAGATTTGAAAAAAGTGCAATTTTTTCTCTTGATTCTTTTGTAAGTTTTGCCTTTCAACGAGCGATTATGATATCAGGAAAGAGCCCTCGTGATTGTAGGAGATTAATTGATTGTTGTGTTGGTTTCGTTTTTTGTTCATGGACTCACCCAGGAATAGGAACATAAGTAAGATGAATATGTAAGACATCCTCTTTTCTTTTTATCCTACGCATTTGTCTAATAGCTTCTAAATAAAGCTCAACTTCTATATCTCAGACAGTTCCCCCAACTTCAATCATACATATCTCAGCTTGAGTCTGATTAAATACTTCCTCCATTCTCTCGACGATATGATCAGTGACATGAGGAATCATCTGTACCGTTTTTCATAGGAAATCTCCTCTTCTTTCTTTTTCAAGTATTCACGCATATA
This sequence is a window from Candidatus Gracilibacteria bacterium. Protein-coding genes within it:
- a CDS encoding tryptophan-rich sensory protein → MNITKVLLGVLLGFMYYMNYLGAATNKLGVKISELGVIFPFSFMPPAWVFMLSWASIFIGLLIWYFVIVCKKNALSCKELQLFFISMILNITWLIMSGLGFTVVSVIVLAALGVTIAMMIVSQNSKSTHHSLTSIVWGIYFGWILIATVVIGFSQIVYVYNPVFALGETWMYSIILGAFLSIIISYRILGNIYALMWSMFILTACLIKLM
- the prfA gene encoding peptide chain release factor 1; amino-acid sequence: MKFNLDSLVTEYQNLENQLSDPEIFKDQKKVKTVATRKKSIEGAVNLYKKYKQISETLVENKEMLGVEKEEEMRDLLKMEINEAEDQIPVLEEKLKVALLPKDPNDDKNIIVELRAGAGGDEAALFAGELSRAYLAFAEAQGFKTEISEKSESEGGGIKELIFEIRGEGAYSLFKYESGVHRVQRIPETESKGRVHTSTITVAIMPEVDDIDIEIREEDLEVKATKSSGAGGQHVNTTDSAIHMVHIPTGVSVFCQDGRSQHKNREKAYQILKAKLYALEEEKKQQELGEARLAQVGSGDRSEKIRTYNFPQDRVTDHRIGQNFSGIPQIMAGRLEPIMESCALADQQMKLEQAGKTV
- a CDS encoding helix-turn-helix domain-containing protein, encoding MYSITRAEAADKLGMSTRSVDRYVKAGKLRSKKDGKIIYIHAQDVENMSSDNSDSKAEVIMPQEKKQSYTQQSHSNSEAQNHTSQSSQNPQSHSTSIIDAQSRATLEKIYLDLRSEIKNKDQIILDISHKLGQAQEIAKNSVSVIEFKKSQYLLEESKGSLHQEIETLKVKESDLVNKLKYEKSTNIILIAFCLILMIGLGLLWFLKI
- the pyrG gene encoding CTP synthase (glutamine hydrolyzing) — protein: MRKKYIIVTGGVISGIGKGVTTAATGFFLSEKYKVVPIKLDGYLNIDPGTMNPHEHGEVFVLSDGAEVDMDFGHYERFIGGECTGTQSISMGKIYAGILEKERRGDFLGKTVQMIPHVTDHIVERMEEVFNQTQAEICMIEVGGTVGDIEVELYLEAIRQMRRIKRKEDVLHIHLTYVPIPGGVHEQKTKPTQQSINLLQSRGLFPDIIIARGKAKLTKESREKIALFSNLRKERIFSIPDVPSIYEIPEILAKQKFDSLIQGMMQIGYEKSDKLEIWKDTLAHSQDKNINIGIVGKYTALEDSYSSIAASLIHAGHSLGVKVSITFINTRDTDGIGELENCEGCIIPGGFGDTAIENMITTLKFIRENKIPCLGICLGMQLMAIEFTRNVLGIPEANSLEFNKKCQPYDVITLLDSQKKVVNLGGTMRLGRQSSILTDGKIRDLYKKAKRIKKSGTIHERFRHRYELNPDFAKKFESTDMHISGVSKKEGIVQFIELDDSKHPFYVGTQSHPELCSYLENPAPLFMGLIAACIKK
- a CDS encoding thioredoxin domain-containing protein — translated: MVAPKEDLVKKPRAPRKTVAKKDTTVESVAHMEEVNARHISENTKEIKSNSSMLHLLYGVIIVLMLIIAGLAFFVGANMGNNNNTSGIVAATPAEDIEVVVYDDARCTDCQTDEIVGQLESLPFLAGATFVRKDFSDAGVESYLKDNNVTLLPAITFNTNSISGGTQITDFLTALPDNNYTLALPSTFDPYATRSDKGFLQLGDNSEIVTAIKADGYIDGNLDAQITWIEYSDVQCPFCAKLHNEGTPEAIKAKYGDDINIVFQHFPLDFHAQAQKGAEGLECIAEQDESVLYPIIAQLYEKYPNQDMTIPGLIEIAGSNNINGEELQTCIDSGKYAEKVTSQMAIGQDAFGITGTPGNVLVNNATGEYEVISGAYPASAFEAVIDSMLK
- the obgE gene encoding GTPase ObgE is translated as MFIDEVAIKVIAGHGGSGLVSWRREKYIPKGGPWGGDGGNGGDVFLYADANLNTLSDYRHKKVLTAENGEGGMPNLCHGANGQDLILKVPVGTLVRNKETMELIVDMSTKGMKVLIASGGRGGFGNAHFTSSTRQAPAFAELGDIPEEHDLFLELKLVADIGIIGVPSAGKSTLISKLSNVKPKIGDYPFTTLTPNLGVLDYKGKSLVLEDVPGLIPGASEGKGLGIEFLKHIERTGALLHLLDLYRLDKLITDYQDIRHELALFSELLEEKEEIVVFSKADLLDEEMRDHIISEFKTMYPEVKTFTISAATGLGIEELKDYLVKHYTRKEDLNYQQSKEEQNTNEHTVFDLKNENEDPRKVQVDYLGDLMFQVEGKRLEQIVRMTDFENGEAVMRVYDVLDKMGVIRNVEKRLDVILKEEGRDNSFFFEGSGEDDITPRILIGEKVVLLDKLKYKL